The Symphalangus syndactylus isolate Jambi chromosome 11, NHGRI_mSymSyn1-v2.1_pri, whole genome shotgun sequence genome contains a region encoding:
- the MMP15 gene encoding matrix metalloproteinase-15, with amino-acid sequence MGSDRSAPGRPGWTGSLLGDREEAARPRLLPLLLVLLGCLGLGVAAEDAEVHAENWLRLYGYLPQPSRHMSTMRSAQILASALAEMQRFYGIPVTGVLDEETKEWMKRPRCGVPDQFGVRVKANLRRRRKRYALTGRKWNNHHLTFSIQNYTEKLGWYHSMEAVRRAFRVWEQATPLVFQEVPYEDIRLRRQKEADIMVLFASGFHGDSSPFDGTGGFLAHAYFPGPGLGGDTHFDADEPWTFSSTDLHGNNLFLVAVHELGHALGLEHSSNPNAIMAPFYQWKDVDNFKLPEDDLRGIQQLYGTPDGQPQPTQPLPTVTPRRPGRPDHRPPRPPQPPPPGGKPERPPKPGPPVQPRATERPDQYGPNICDGDFDTVAMLRGEMFVFKGRWFWRVRHNRVLDNYPMPIGHFWRGLPGDISAAYERQDGRFVFFKGDRYWLFREANLEPGYPQPLTSYGLGIPYDRIDTAIWWEPTGHTFFFQEDRYWRFNEETQRGDPGYPKPISVWQGIPASPKGAFLSNDAAYTYFYKGTKYWKFDNERLRMEPGYPKSILRDFMGCQEHVEPGPRWPDVARPPFNPHGGAEPGADSAEGDMGDGDGDFGAGVNKDGGSRVVVQMEEVARTVNVVMVLVPLLLLLCVLGLTYALVQMQRKGAPRVLLYCKRSLQEWV; translated from the exons AACTGGCTGCGGCTTTATGGCTACCTGCCCCAGCCCAGCCGCCATATGTCCACCATGCGTTCCGCCCAGATCTTGGCCTCGGCCCTTGCAGAGATGCAGCGCTTCTACGGGATCCCAGTCACCGGTGTGCTCGATGAAGAGACCAAGGA GTGGATGAAGCGGCCCCGCTGTGGGGTGCCAGACCAGTTCGGGGTACGAGTGAAAGCCAATCTGCGGCGGCGGCGGAAGCGCTATGCCCTCACCGGGAGGAAGTGGAACAACCACCATCTGACCTTCAG CATCCAGAACTACACGGAGAAGTTGGGCTGGTACCACTCCATGGAGGCGGTGCGCAGGGCCTTCCGCGTGTGGGAGCAGGCCACGCCCCTGGTCTTCCAGGAGGTGCCCTATGAAGACATCCGGCTGCGGCGACAGAAGGAGGCCGACATCATGGTACTCTTTGCCTCTGGCTTCCACGGTGACAGCTCGCCATTTGATGGCACCGGTGGCTTTCTGGCCCACGCCTATTTCCCTGGCCCCGGCCTGGGCGGGGACACCCATTTTGACGCAGATGAGCCCTGGACCTTCTCCAGCACTGACCTGCATG GAAACAACCTCTTCCTGGTGGCAGTGCATGAGCTGGGCCACGCGCTGGGGCTGGAGCACTCCAGCAACCCCAATGCCATCATGGCGCCGTTCTACCAGTGGAAGGACGTCGACAACTTCAAGCTGCCCGAGGACGATCTCCGTGGCATCCAGCAGCTCTACG GTACCCCAGACGGTCAGCCACAGCCCACCCAGCCTCTCCCCACTGTGACGCCACGGCGCCCAGGCCGGCCCGATCACCGGCCGCCCcggcctccccagccaccacccccaggTGGGAAGCCAGAGCGGCCCCCAAAGCCAGGCCCTCCAGTCCAGCCCCGAGCCACAGAGCGGCCTGACCAGTATGGCCCCAACATCTGCGACGGGGACTTTGACACAGTGGCCATGCTTCGCGGGGAGATGTTCGTGTTCAAG GGCCGCTGGTTCTGGCGAGTCCGGCACAACCGCGTCCTGGACAACTATCCCATGCCCATCGGGCACTTCTGGCGTGGTCTGCCCGGTGACATCAGTGCAGCCTACGAGCGCCAAGACGGTCGTTTTGTCTTTTTCAAAG GTGACCGCTACTGGCTCTTTCGAGAAGCGAACCTGGAGCCCGGCTACCCACAGCCGCTGACCAGCTATGGCTTGGGCATCCCCTATGACCGCATTGACACAGCCATCTGGTGGGAGCCCACAGGCCACACCTTCTTCTTCCAAGAGGACAG GTACTGGCGCTTCAACGAGGAGACACAGCGTGGAGACCCTGGGTACCCTAAGCCCATCAGTGTCTGGCAGGGGATCCCTGCCTCCCCTAAAGGGGCCTTCCTGAGCAATGATGCAG CCTACACCTACTTCTACAAGGGCACCAAATACTGGAAATTCGACAATGAGCGCCTGCGGATGGAGCCCGGCTACCCCAAGTCCATCCTGCGGGACTTCATGGGCTGCCAGGAGCACGTGGAGCCAGGCCCCCGATGGCCCGACGTGGCCCGGCCGCCCTTCAACCCCCATGGGGGTGCAGAGCCCGGAGCAGACAGCGCAGAGGGCGACatgggggatggggatggggactTTGGGGCCGGGGTCAACAAGGACGGGGGCAGCCGCGTGGTGGTGCAGATGGAGGAGGTGGCACGGACGGTGAACgtggtgatggtgctggtgccactgctgctgctgctctgcgTCCTGGGCCTCACCTACGCACTGGTGCAGATGCAGCGCAAGGGTGCGCCACGTGTACTGCTCTACTGCAAGCGCTCGCTGCAGGAGTGGGTCTGA